Proteins co-encoded in one Colletes latitarsis isolate SP2378_abdomen chromosome 2, iyColLati1, whole genome shotgun sequence genomic window:
- the LOC143349989 gene encoding transmembrane protein 223 — MFNSLHLKNTFINASLINKLKFFYQPVAKNSVHKSNVFHKSYHSLPNHAPKSRNTRESIEDIVNVNTNVQNNVLLFKNESSTMCKLLRYFSIGWVFCSASLIYYSHNQINLSDYSKSVSWKNYMKEKGVHVTIFACGIIIGPVMLLILHFSMQRFIKYIILNKGGKNVSLITYHLFKKEALLTLPVSMVKSCMSRQEAVQYLPLKVCDKLFFYLMDLEGTLLNEKLFDNTIGYDKILQHSSFTNKK, encoded by the exons ATGTTTAATTCTTTACATTTAAAGAATACTTTTATAAATGCATCTTTAATTAAtaagttgaaatttttttatcaacCGGTAGCAAAAAATTCTGTACATAAAAGCAATGTATTTCATAAATCGTACCATTCTTTGCCTAACCATGCACCTAAATCAAGAAATACAAG AGAATCAATTGAAGATATAGTGAATGTAAATACAAATGTGCAAAATAATGTACTGCTGTTTAAAAATGAATCTTCCACAATGTGTAAATTACTTAGATATTTTAGTATTGGATGGGTATTTTGTTCTGCATCGTTAATATATTACTCACATAATCAAATCAATTTGTCAGATTACTCAAAATCTgtatcctggaaaaattatatgaaaGAAAAGGGAGTACATGTCACAATTTTTGCATGTGGAATTATAATAG ggCCTGTTATGCTTTTGATATTACATTTTTCAATGCAacgatttataaaatatattattttaaacaaaGGTGGTAAGAATGTATCTCTAATTAcatatcatttatttaaaaaagaagcaCTCCTAACGTTACCTGTGAGTATG GTAAAATCTTGTATGTCAAGACAAGAAGCTGTACAATATTTGCCATTGAAGGTTTGcgataaattgtttttttatttaatggatTTGGAGGGAACATTGTTAAATGAAAAGCTTTTTGATAACACAATTGGGTATGACAAAATTTTGCAACATAGTtcatttacaaataaaaaatag
- the LOC143349977 gene encoding uncharacterized protein LOC143349977 isoform X1 yields MSLVEICDIVIFFYIIQYLLSIKMTHTSRYVGYHTGTNRDYLTDGDESHHAPSDRTVSEYIVSADHTTMVKAMKKDRPERYEKEEGRRSRSTPNSRVSVLSGSSRHSLHPLNKSASHGSICDNGSDIYVTSAAYRATSDISHASHHSLTPSSRLGHRAPSHCSYGSAKSVKSHTSKKDGIIIETMSTPNPFCPNTKGVCCLMLLLNLGLILVTLGFVIVIQFFQPLIVWILGIVFLVFGFLTLIGSLIYCVHVFRNAKHPHDINPEDLYWTRYWQGHVGSAPEVYYKAEDKYQDDGYSDRLSKYSNKYYDRQRY; encoded by the exons ATGTCATTGGTTGAAATCTGTGATATAGTAATATTCTTTTATATCATTCAATATTTATTAA GTATTAAAATGACTCATACTTCAAGATATGTGGGATACCATACTGGTACCAATCGAGACTATTTAACAGATGGAGATGAGAGTCATCATGCTCCATCGGATCGTACAGTATCTGAATATATTGTATCTGCTGACCATACTACAATG GTAAAAGCAATGAAAAAGGACCGTCCAGAGAGATATGAAAAAGAGGAAGGAAGACGATCGCGAAGCACACCTAACAGTCGTGTTTCTGTGTTATCAGGGTCTTCCAGACACAGTCTTCATCCCCTTAATAAGAGTGCTTCGCATGGCAGCATATGTGACAATGGATCAGATATATATGTTACAAGTGCTGCATATAGAGCAACTTCAGACATAAg TCACGCATCGCATCACAGTCTAACTCCAAGTTCGAGATTGGGTCATCGGGCACCTAGTCATTGCAGTTATGGTTCTGCAAAATCAGTAAAATCGCACACATCCAAGAAGGATGGTATTATTATAGAAACTATGTCAACACCTAATCCTTTTTGTCCAAATACCAAGGGAGTTTGCTGCCTTATGTTACTTCTCAATCTTGGTTTAATTCTTGTTACATTAGGTTTTGTTATAGTAATTCAATTCTTTCAACCGTTAATAGTTTG gatTTTGGGAATAGTGTTTCTTGTATTTGGATTTTTAACTTTGATAGGAAGTCTCATATATTGTGTACATGTATTTAGAAATGCAAAGCACCCGCATGACATTAATCCAGAAGACCTTTATTGGACTAGATATTGGCAAGGACATGTAGGCTCAGCGCCTGAAGTGTATTACAAGGCAGAAGATAAGTATCAAGATGATGGATACAGCGATCGTTTAAGCaaatattcaaataaatattatGATCGTCAAAGATATTGA
- the LOC143349977 gene encoding uncharacterized protein LOC143349977 isoform X2: MTHTSRYVGYHTGTNRDYLTDGDESHHAPSDRTVSEYIVSADHTTMVKAMKKDRPERYEKEEGRRSRSTPNSRVSVLSGSSRHSLHPLNKSASHGSICDNGSDIYVTSAAYRATSDISHASHHSLTPSSRLGHRAPSHCSYGSAKSVKSHTSKKDGIIIETMSTPNPFCPNTKGVCCLMLLLNLGLILVTLGFVIVIQFFQPLIVWILGIVFLVFGFLTLIGSLIYCVHVFRNAKHPHDINPEDLYWTRYWQGHVGSAPEVYYKAEDKYQDDGYSDRLSKYSNKYYDRQRY; the protein is encoded by the exons ATGACTCATACTTCAAGATATGTGGGATACCATACTGGTACCAATCGAGACTATTTAACAGATGGAGATGAGAGTCATCATGCTCCATCGGATCGTACAGTATCTGAATATATTGTATCTGCTGACCATACTACAATG GTAAAAGCAATGAAAAAGGACCGTCCAGAGAGATATGAAAAAGAGGAAGGAAGACGATCGCGAAGCACACCTAACAGTCGTGTTTCTGTGTTATCAGGGTCTTCCAGACACAGTCTTCATCCCCTTAATAAGAGTGCTTCGCATGGCAGCATATGTGACAATGGATCAGATATATATGTTACAAGTGCTGCATATAGAGCAACTTCAGACATAAg TCACGCATCGCATCACAGTCTAACTCCAAGTTCGAGATTGGGTCATCGGGCACCTAGTCATTGCAGTTATGGTTCTGCAAAATCAGTAAAATCGCACACATCCAAGAAGGATGGTATTATTATAGAAACTATGTCAACACCTAATCCTTTTTGTCCAAATACCAAGGGAGTTTGCTGCCTTATGTTACTTCTCAATCTTGGTTTAATTCTTGTTACATTAGGTTTTGTTATAGTAATTCAATTCTTTCAACCGTTAATAGTTTG gatTTTGGGAATAGTGTTTCTTGTATTTGGATTTTTAACTTTGATAGGAAGTCTCATATATTGTGTACATGTATTTAGAAATGCAAAGCACCCGCATGACATTAATCCAGAAGACCTTTATTGGACTAGATATTGGCAAGGACATGTAGGCTCAGCGCCTGAAGTGTATTACAAGGCAGAAGATAAGTATCAAGATGATGGATACAGCGATCGTTTAAGCaaatattcaaataaatattatGATCGTCAAAGATATTGA
- the LOC143349994 gene encoding microtubule nucleation factor SSNA1 isoform X1 has translation MSQHGAALQAYNQELVKCLEEMKSRRTELQAQIESQEEEKNNLQREIEKLSYKLTRLNDSLTKRIAVRNEYDRTIADTETAYIKILESSQLLLNMIKREATNLDQTLVKANMEKQQYRL, from the exons ATGTCTCAGCACGGTGCTGCTTTACAAGCATATAATCAAGAACTTGTGaagt gtTTAGAAGAAATGAAATCGAGGCGTACAGAATTGCAAGCTCAAATTGAGTCACAGGaggaagaaaaaaataatttgcaaagagaaatagaaaaattgtctTATAAATTAACACGATTAAATGATAGTTTAACTAAAAGGATAGCTGTTAGAAATGAATATGACAGAACCATTGCTGATACAGAAACAGCATATATAAAG ATTTTAGAGAGTTCACAACTTTTATTAAATATGATTAAAAGAGAAGCTACGAATTTAGATCAAACATTAGTTAAAGCAAACATGGAGAAACAACAATATAGACTATAA
- the LOC143349994 gene encoding uncharacterized protein LOC143349994 isoform X2: MKSRRTELQAQIESQEEEKNNLQREIEKLSYKLTRLNDSLTKRIAVRNEYDRTIADTETAYIKILESSQLLLNMIKREATNLDQTLVKANMEKQQYRL; this comes from the exons ATGAAATCGAGGCGTACAGAATTGCAAGCTCAAATTGAGTCACAGGaggaagaaaaaaataatttgcaaagagaaatagaaaaattgtctTATAAATTAACACGATTAAATGATAGTTTAACTAAAAGGATAGCTGTTAGAAATGAATATGACAGAACCATTGCTGATACAGAAACAGCATATATAAAG ATTTTAGAGAGTTCACAACTTTTATTAAATATGATTAAAAGAGAAGCTACGAATTTAGATCAAACATTAGTTAAAGCAAACATGGAGAAACAACAATATAGACTATAA
- the Brn gene encoding beta-1,3-galactosyltransferase brn, translating to MYCLLRPCFQTSFRLASKIKLKYVCICIGLIMILDFFGAFTHFLEITYDSKFVYPYEGDVHEFVNALRHNEKPDVGPINEYNYTYKIDIRQKCEDAAYSSFRVVYIVKSALEHFERRMAIRNTWGFEKRFFDVPSRTIFVVGVHEEDNELQAKLEMEAAKYKDIVQADFRDMYYNNTIKTMISFKWLVKYCQNSKFYMFVDDDMYVSVRNVLRFIRNPANYPDYLKEPKKIGAHKREIKDSDKTEELGINNSITQTNSITSNKDDSLVHESLKDTLTTNEINHKLTQDFNNETLNSVTVINTNTLMQKIFDQAEIVRNETKLERRKKQIFDFELPEDVRLFAGFVFVSSPHRHKSSKWYVSLSEYPYHLWPPYITTGAYILSKEALLEMYYTSMYTKHFRFDDIFLGLVAKKADIEPFHCEEFHFYKKDYTKFNYKYVITSHGYGNPNELLNVWNEQKALGNA from the coding sequence ATGTATTGTTTATTGCGTCCTTGTTTTCAAACAAGCTTTCGACTTGCCTCAAAAATCAAGTTGAAATATGTTTGCATTTGCATTGGCCTTATCATGATCCTTGATTTTTTTGGGGCATTCACACACTTCCTTGAGATCACATATGATTCAAAGTTTGTTTATCCTTATGAAGGTGACGTACATGAATTTGTTAATGCATTACGACATAATGAAAAACCTGATGTTGGCCCTATAAATGAGTACAATTATACATACAAAATTGATATTAGACAAAAATGCGAAGATGCTGCATATAGCAGTTTTCGTGTTGTGTATATAGTGAAATCTGCATTAGAACATTTTGAAAGAAGAATGGCAATTAGAAACACATGGGGTTTTGAGAAAAGATTCTTTGATGTACCTTCAAGAACAATTTTTGTCGTTGGTGTACATGAAGAGGATAATGAACTTCAAGCAAAATTAGAAATGGAAGCTGCAAAATATAAAGATATTGTACAAGCAGATTTCAGAGATATGTATTACAATAATACTATTAAAACTATGATAAGTTTTAAATGGTTAGTAAAATATTGCCAAAATTCAAAGTTTTATATGTTTGTTGACGATGATATGTATGTTTCGGTAAGAAACGTTCTGAGATTCATAAGAAATCCAGCTAATTATCCAGATTATCTGAAAGAACCCAAAAAGATTGGAGCTCATAAAAGAGAGATTAAAGATTCTGATAAAACAGAAGAATTGGGTATTAACAATTCAATTACACAGACAAATAGCATTACTTCCAATAAAGATGATTCACTTGTTCATGAAAGCTTAAAAGACACTCTTActaccaatgaaattaatcataAATTAACACAGGATTTTAATAATGAAACTTTAAATTCAGTTACTGTAATTAATACAAATACTTTGATGCAAAAGATCTTTGACCAGGCAGAAATTGTAAGAAATGAAACTAAGTTGGAgagaaggaaaaaacaaattttcgatTTTGAACTTCCAGAAGATGTTAGATTATTTGCAGGGTTTGTATTTGTGTCTTCACCTCATCGTCATAAATCTTCTAAGTGGTATGTTTCTCTTAGCGAGTATCCATATCATTTATGGCCACCGTACATTACAACCGGTGCATACATATTATCTAAAGAAGCCCTGTTAGAAATGTATTATACTAGTATGTATACAAAACATTTTAGATTTGATGATATTTTTTTGGGCTTAGTTGCAAAGAAAGCGGATATTGAGCCTTTTCATTGCGAagaatttcatttttacaagAAAGATTACACaaagtttaattataaatacGTAATAACTTCTCATGGATATGGAAACCCAAATGAGTTACTGAATGTTTGGAATGAACAAAAAGCACTTGGAAATGCTTAA
- the Cdc27 gene encoding cell division cycle protein 27 codes for MIVQEPVQAAIWHCLNHYAYPDAIFLAERLCAEVDTEETLFLLATCYYRSGRVRQAYALLSKKSPNSAQCRFLLAKCCYDLEKYAEAEAAIIGGYYKQLKNLEEIITQFGEHACFSLQVIAKIYYKMMRTAKGNDAHKLALKLNPFLWHSFEELCNVGEVVDPAKVFQLDKLDNFAMCHGSISTPIYATESDLIVPTNNSNGTPTTNGNNVTPVQITSASTIMNGIGPGIRLYSSVDESPQNLPTHYSNCSSISPRAKLPRYRSMFNNTMSPLTPTFGILPLESNTPEPTVLPSHTTLIEANDQKSLVKRVTSLRAHVGQLMSRKETPLQQGKPVFSQSGNTSNSANIVTVTPTTPSPAAPTLQGTNVRRSSRLFSHSYSVKENNKSPNRNKFATPKSPSRKTKARLSKTNLNKASFNELNERNRNEKEKTETITSEKAVANVNALNNQSSNNFCAVTLQKQCAEGLMSLLRELGLAYQHLSQFNCTQAVELLSALPAQHYNTGWVLSMLARAHFEMIDYKKAASYFAEVRQLEPQRTELIEIYSTVLWHLHAEVQLSTLAQELVSEDRNSPAAWCATGNLFSAQTEHETAIKFFQRAIQVDPNFPYAYTLLGHEYVMTEELDKAITAFRNAIRLDSRHYNAWFGLGTIFSKQEQYSLAELHFKRALQINPQNSAIMCHIGVVQHALKKTDQALKTFNTAIANDPDNTLCKFHRASINFSIGRHAEALREFEELKNIVPKESLVYYSIGKVHKKLGNTHLALMYFSWATDLDPKGVNSQIKEAILSPGQGDEESPATQSDEPQAQYNSMEQEIESNRDGSAAGLAANVSVEAHADDSDDSL; via the exons ATGATTGTACAGGAGCCAGtgcag GCAGCCATATGGCATTGTTTAAATCATTATGCTTACCCAGATGCAATATTTTTAGCAGAAAGGTTGTGCGCAGAAG ttgaCACTGAAGAAACTTTGTTCCTCTTGGCGACATGTTATTATCGTTCAGGCAGAGTTAGACAAGCTTatgcgttactctctaaaaaaTCCCCAAACTCTGCACAATGCAGATTTCTTTTGGCTAAATGTTGTTACGATTTAGAAAA ATATGCAGAGGCAGAAGCGGCGATAATAGGAGGGTACTACAAGcagttgaaaaatttagaagaAATCATAACTCAGTTTGGTGAACATGCATGCTTCTCGCTTCAGGTTATAGCTaagatttattataaaatgatgcGCACTGCGAAAGGAAACGATGCGCATAAACTGGCATTGAAATTGAATCCGTTTCTTTGGCATTCGTTTGAAGAATTGTGTAATGTTGGCGAAGTGGTAGATCCTGCAAAAGTTtttcaattagataaattagatAATTTTGCAATGTGCCATGGTAGTATATCTACTCCCATATATGCCACTGAGTCTGATCTCATTGTACCTACTAATAATTCGAACGGTACACCTACTACAAATGGCAACAATGT CACTCCTGTGCAAATAACATCAGCATCGACTATAATGAATGGTATAGGACCCGGTATACGGTTATATTCTTCTGTAGACGAGAGTCCCCAAAATCTACCTACACATTATAGTAATTGTTCTTCGATATCGCCAAGAGCTAAACTGCCTCGGTACCGTAGTATGTTCAATAACACTATGAGTCCTCTTACACCAACTTTCGGTATCTTACCATTGGAAAGCAATACACCTGAACCAACAGTTCTACCTTCGCATACTACTCTTATAGAAGCTAACGATCAGAAAAGTTTAGTAAAACGTGTCACTAGTTTAAGGGCCCATGTGGGG CAATTAATGTCAAGGAAAGAAACACCTTTACAACAAGGAAAACCAGTATTTTCACAATCGGGAAACACAAGTAACAGCGCCAATATTGTAACGGTAACGCCTACTACTCCATCGCCTGCAGCACCAACGCTACAAGGTACTAACGTCAGGCGTTCGTCAAGACTCTTCAGTCACAGCTACTCAGTGAAG gaAAATAATAAATCTCCTAATAGAAATAAATTTGCGACGCCTAAATCTCCATCTCGAAAGACAAAGGCCAGACTTTCAAAAACCAATTTAAACAAAGCTAGTTTTAATGAGCTAAACGAGAGAAACCGAAACGAGAAGGAGAAAACGGAAACCATTACATCAGAAAAGGCTGTAGCTAATGTAAACGCATTGAACAATCAAAGTAGCAACAACTTTTGTGCAGTTACACTCCAAAAACAATGTGCCGAGGGATTAATGTCGCTGCTACGCGAATTAGGATTGGCATATCAACATTTAAGTCAATTTAATTGTACTCAAGCGGTTGAATTGTTAAGTGCTCTCCCAGCACAACATTACAATACGGGATGGGTGTTGTCCATGTTAGCCCGCGCGCATTTTGAAATGATAGATTATAAAAAAGCTGCCAGTTACTTTGCGGAAGTGAGACAATTGGAACCCCAAAGGACTGAACTCATAGAAATTTATAGTACGGTTTTGTGGCATTTGCATGCCGAAGTGCAGCTCTCCACTCTCGCGCAAGAACTTGTCTCCGAAGATCGCAATTCACCAGCTGCTTGGTGCGCTACCGGAAACTTATTTTCCGCGCAAACAGAACATGAAACGGCAATTAAATTCTTTCAAAGAGCTATCCAG GTAGATCCCAATTTTCCATATGCCTATACGCTTCTTGGTCATGAATATGTTATGACAGAAGAATTGGATAAGGCCATCACTGCATTTCGTAACGCCATCAGGCTTGATTCTAGACATTATAATGCATG gtttgggttaggaacaATATTCTCCAAACAGGAGCAATATAGTCTAGCGGAGTTGCATTTTAAACGTGCGTTACAAATTAATCCGCAGAATTCTGCGATAATGTGCCACATCGGTGTTGTACAACATGCACTGAAGAAAACTGACCAAGCTTTAAAGACTTTTAATACTGCGATCGCGAACGACCCCGACAATACACTATGCAAATTTCATCGTGCTAGTATTAATTTCTCAATTGGTCGGCACGCAGAAGCGCTGAGGGAATTCGAGGAGTTGAAAAATATCGTACCCAAAGAGTCTCTAGTCTATTATTCGATAGGAAAA GTGCATAAAAAGTTGGGTAATACGCATCTCGCGTTAATGTACTTTAGTTGGGCCA